A window of Roseateles sp. XES5 genomic DNA:
CGGGACGGGGCGGTGGTTGATGAACCGGGCGATTGCGCGCGCCTGGTCGCGGGAGGGTTCGGCCATCGGGCGCTTCTGGGTGCATACCTGCACGCTGGATTCGCCGCAGGCGCTCGGCTTCTACATGCGCTCGGGCTTTGTGCCGGTGGAGCGTCAGGTCGAGGTTTTCGACGATCCGCGGCTGACGGGCGTGCTGCCGGAAACGGCCGCGCCGCATATTCCCATTCTGAGGCCCTAAAAGAAAACCGCCGGAGAGACTTTGAAGGTCAGCTCCGGCGGTGTCTGGCGTCGTCGTCTTTCGGCGGATTGCCGTTGCAGGCGTCCGTCATCGCGTCGTCTTGTCGAACGAGCGGAAACCGATGTCCTTGCGCTGGTCGTAGGACAGGCTTTCGATTTCGCGTTCGACGCGGTAGCGGCGCCAGGCAGCGGCGATCCGCAGGGAGACTTCACGCAGGATATGCGACAGGCCGCCGGCATCGCGGGTGCTTGCTGCACGCCGGACCGGACGATGTTCCAATGCAATTGCCATTTCCAGGGTTCCTTTCGAGCTTGGGAGGAATCGAAAGGTCGCGACCTTGATCGTGACTATCTCGCACCCTCACGCATCAATCAAACGAATATATTTGATTGGATTGATCAGTTGTCTTCATGCTTCATAAGGGCAGGCCAGTTGATGTCCTGCTGCAGATAGTCCGGCAGTTGGGACAATTCTTCGGCCGTGTGGCGAACCGTGACGCGCCGCCGATGGGCTTCGATGGCGTCGCCCACGAAGCGCCGTATTGCGTAGTAGAATCCGTTTCCGCGGGCGAGAACGGCGAGATCGGCGCCGGTTTTGAACGATTTTAGCGTGTTCATGGCGTTTTTCCTTCCATTCGATTGCTTTGCAGATTGACTATCCGCCCATCTCGGTTTTCAATCAAACGAAATGAAGTGACGCTTTACTTCAGAATTTCTGATCCATGGAGGCAGGCAATGAATCTGCTGATGCGCCAGACGCTCCCCTTGCTGGAGCTCGATATCCTGAAAACATTCGTGGCGATTGCCGAGACCGGCAACTTCACCACGGCCGCCGAGACGGTCCACCGCACGCCTTCGGCCGTGTCCATGCAGATCAAGAAGCTGGAGGAGCTTCTGGGCTGCACGCTGTTCCGGCGCGATGCGCGCTCGGTGGTGCTGACCCATCATGGCGAGGTTCTGTTGTCCTATGCGCGGCGGCTGATTGCACTGAGCAACGAGGCGGTGTCGCGCTTCATGATGCCGGAAATGAACGGCGTCGTGCGGCTCGGCGCGCCTGACGATGTCGGCGAGCTCATCCTGCCGGAAGTGCTGCGCCGGTTTGCCGATACCTATCCGTCGATCGCCGTCAATGTCTCCATCGAGAACAGCGCGAACCTGCGCCGGGCCGTCGCCGAACGCCGGCTGGATCTCGCGATCTTCAACGCCACGGATGGTACGATCCCCGTTCCGGGCGAAATCCTGCTCAAGGAGCAGCTCGTCTGGGCCGGCAAGAATTGCGGCACGGCGCACCTGAAAAACCCGCTGCCGGTCTCGGTGTGGGAAGAGGGTTGCATCTGGCGCGCCCGCGCGCTGGAGGAGCTGAGCCGGTCGGGCCGCGATTTCCGCGTCGCCTATTTCTGCGCCCATCATATGGGCCAGCGTGCGGCCATCCGCGCCGACCTTGCCGTCGCGCCGCTCGCCCGCTTCCTCGTCGGCGACGACATGGTGGCCCTCGGGGAGAAGGACGGCCTGCCGGATCTCGGCAGCTACCTTATCGGCCTCGTCGTCAGCGAGGAGGCGGAAACGCCGGCGCAGGCCGTCGCCGACTATATCCGCGCGGCCTTCGCCCGCATGGAGCGCCGGCCGATGGATATGCTGCAGGTCGCCTGCTGAGCAGGCGCCCCGCTTATTCGTAGGTGTAGGAGGCGCACATT
This region includes:
- a CDS encoding LysR family transcriptional regulator, with translation MNLLMRQTLPLLELDILKTFVAIAETGNFTTAAETVHRTPSAVSMQIKKLEELLGCTLFRRDARSVVLTHHGEVLLSYARRLIALSNEAVSRFMMPEMNGVVRLGAPDDVGELILPEVLRRFADTYPSIAVNVSIENSANLRRAVAERRLDLAIFNATDGTIPVPGEILLKEQLVWAGKNCGTAHLKNPLPVSVWEEGCIWRARALEELSRSGRDFRVAYFCAHHMGQRAAIRADLAVAPLARFLVGDDMVALGEKDGLPDLGSYLIGLVVSEEAETPAQAVADYIRAAFARMERRPMDMLQVAC